DNA from Dermacentor albipictus isolate Rhodes 1998 colony unplaced genomic scaffold, USDA_Dalb.pri_finalv2 scaffold_17, whole genome shotgun sequence:
CAGGCACTTTGAAAATTCACCTATTGTTAGATTGCTTCCAATCTTATATGTCACCACTAAAGATACTGTTTCACTTACTATAAATGCAGGCTTTGCAAAACCCTTCACTACACAACTTTTACATTTCTCATGAAATCATGActgctttgcattacgtagacATCAACTACAACTGAGCATGCGAACTGTAGGTGCAATTGCACAGCATGAAATGCACAATGCAATTATTTAGCATCTGTGACACAACTGCGTGCATGCACCTAGCGATGCTGGCGCTGCTGCTGACGTCGCAGCTGCAGCCACATACTCCTCAGGTAGCGCATGTGCTGCGCATGGGTTGTGGTAAACATGCCAATAACAATGTCTCGAACAGCCCGCCCTCTCAAATAGGGCATTCTAGATTCTCTGTTTCGGGGAAGACCGTGTGGAATGGGGTCGCCGTCACCATCGAGCTAACTGGTGCTGCTGCTCTCGTCATCGCCATCATCGCCCAATTCTATGTCATTCTCAAAGAGGCGAAGGTTGTACAACACAGCACATGTGGCGACAACGCTGGCCGCACGTTCCTGCTCGTAGAGGAGGGTGCGATATCGATGAAAACAGCGGAACCGGCTCTTTAAGAGTCCGACGCACTTCTTCACTACGCAACGGATGGCGGCTAGTGCTGCGTCGTACTGCCCCTCGGCTGTCTGCACTGGAGGATGGCCGGGTTTTGGGGTCGGGAGCCACGACTCCAAGGGGTATCCATTGTCACCTGCACGAAGTTGGAAATAGTACATTGAGTACTCCTCTGATGAGAGGAAAGTTGGCAACTGAGGAAAGCTACAGCATCATTCAACAAAGGTAGATTTCAGAGGTTGCGAATCCCAAGTAAAAGCATGAGTTGAGCATGTCCGTACCCGACACAAACTGTTCACTAATTTACAAGCGCGCTACTCGGTGCCTTCCAGAAGCAGAAGGAATCAACACTTGCTGGGGCTATCAATGAAAGCAGTAGTAGTAGCACTAATGTGTGTTCATTAATTCTGCTTCTGGCAGGCAATGGGTGCAGTCAGCACTAATACGTGGTGCTTTCGTTTCCGCCTGGCAAGCATAACGTACTTGTGATTTAGTTCAAAGTTTGTGTTGGAGCGGACACGGCTTTCTGTACGCTACTGAACCGTGATTGCGCCAAAAAATGTTTTGTCTCACCGTGGAGGTATTCCCCGGGATTCACGATACGCTCCGCTTGGAACCGACGGCGCAACCGCGTCATCCGCCAGAAGAACGCGTCGTGGTCCGACCCCGGTCGCAGAGGGTCCATGGTCAGGATCTCCATGTCCGCGTCGCAGATCTGAGGTAAAATGTGAATAGAGAAAGCGCCCGTTGACAAGTGAACATAACTGTTAAAAAGTATCGGCACCAGAAAACGTGAGGTTTACTTACGAGCAAGCAGTTGAGGGCGTAGTATCCCTTGCGGCACATGAATGCAGCCTTGCGCTCACCCTTGGGTGCGACAATGGCTATGAGGAAGCCGTCGACGCATCCGATGACGCCGGAGATAGCACCACGCCGAATGAAACCTTCTTTCACGGCTGCCTTTTCCTCGGCCGTCTTCGGAAAATGAACCCACTTGTATCGAGCCCCTGCGTTCACGGCAGCCTCTGCCACGCGTCGCCCGCACTCGCTCACTGTCGACTGCGACACACGGATCGTCCCCTCGCTCCCTACGGGCGCTTGGAAGCTCCAGGTGGCAAAGAAGCGCAGCGCACACAACACCTTTCGCTCCACCGACAGTCCCGTCGCTCGCTCCGCTTCTAGTAAACTCCCCCGCCAGTTCCTCACACAACAACCGCGCCGTTTCCTTTGAGAGGCGAAATGCCGTCGAAAATGGTCATCCGGCATGCCAAACGCGTCCTCTGGCTCTCCGTGTTCACGTCGGCGACGGCGAAGAGCCACCGCCATAGCGATGAGAGTGGCAGTAATTTCTTTACTCCTTTGGAAAATACCCTGCCTCTGTCCGTGCCAAAAATTTATGCCTTACGCTCCGCTTAATGACTGCGTCAACGTCACTTTGACGTTTCTGGTTCTTGCGggttcctgacgtcgcgtgattgACAGACAAAATGGGCTCGGCCCCGTCATTTTCGACTAATGGCTGAGCGGTGATGGCAGCAAAAGGCATAAAAAAGTAATAGAATTCCTACAATGTCGCACcccaggctacacttaaagaacggcgacagcgacgaacacagttggcgatcgtcaaaatctgatcagccggtcaagcgcgtcggcttttatacatcccTCATCGATGTTTCAGaccaatcgctgggacccgcgtgtcgtCCACAAAGATCTACATTATTCGGGTCACGCACGCATGCAGTCGGAGCGATCGCAGGTCGTTGCTATTGGAGATCGCTAAAACAACCGGAGTTGAAACGTTTGGAGCGATCATAGGCTCGTTACGAAACCGGCTTCGAATGGTGCGTCTGGAGGATTGAattggatccaaccggcgacTGCGGAATGGCACGgtcggatccaatccatagtttaattcgagaaaatggcgtttgcgttgggaacttaggttgttgcgctggctttgctcgaggaggaaggagagcgggtgACGGTGCggaacgcgtttgaagaaatgacagaaagcgaattccggcgtcgctttcATTACTCGGAACAAATAGTGCGTTGGTTGCACagcgaaatcgaccccatcatcggtgcaCGCGAGCCCctggaatgttgttgctgcctcttgaaaagtgcgccactgttcccgtcgtttcttttttcttctcgctgtacGCGAcgccacctagggacgacgcagagaaactaatagctataaattgcagtagtcacacatactactatttgaaaacgtgtttaagaagaaaaaaattcattttttagataaagatttcattcattggaagacgagaaacattttgttgtgtagtatactgtctgcaagcagacgacaaacaagagaagaaaacttcccgggagttcaccgcttgccgattggctgctctctccaccCCGTTCACagaattttgcatactgccacttcgtgacgttgcagcaaccgaacagaacgcatATCGAACAAGGATCTTCGATCGCCccccagattacacaaggttcggtcacagacagagGATGGCACCGTCGCTaattttccagaaacttccgttacatgcaggcacgtcttgcgctgagcgataacatttgttaggtggtggaACGTGGTTGTCCGATAAAAATAAACAAGTAGACGTGTAAAAACtgccctcttaaaaagcatcgacccgatgctgcaaacgatcatcatcattatcactatcatcatcatcatcagcagcagcagcagcctgttttatgtccactgcaggacgaaggcctcttcctgcgatatccaattacccaTCTCCTGCGCctaccgattccaactagcgcccgcgaatttcctaatttcatcgctccacctagtcttctgccgtcctcgactgcgtctTCTTTCTCTTGgaaaccattctgtaaccctaatggtccaacggttatctaacgtgcgcattatatgacctgctcagctccattttttttctcttgatgtgaaTCAGAATATCGTCGATACACGTTTGCTCTCCGGTCCAAACTGCTCTTTTTCTGTCCCTTCATGTTATGCtggaaacaaacgaaagtaataaacaaaaacacagtagcaaagaAACAACCCAATAAGAAAGTtcgcgagcgtgcgtaaaagggcttaagacgcaccacgctCTACGACGCTTCATCGAAAGCGAGGCGCCGCTGTgtatgcgaaatgccgtctggcacaccTCATAATCCAGTTCGCCGATACGTCGGACGAtcttgtagggtctgaaatagcgtcgcaatagtttctcactgagtccttgtTGGtctatcggggtccaaacccaaacacggtcgccgggctggtactcgacgtagcgtcgtcggaggttataatgtcggctgtcggtacgctgctggttcttgatccgtaggcgggtgagctgtcggactttttcggcgcgctggagataaatggcgacgtcaagattctcttcgtcgatgacgtgtggcagcatggcgtcgagagtcgtcgtcgggttcctgccgtaaaccagcttgatcGGGGTGAtctctgttgtttcttgcaccgccgtgttgcaagcgaaggttacgtactgcaggacggcatcccaggtcttgtgttcgacgtcgacgtacatcgctagcatgtcggcgagggccttattcagccgctccgtaagaccattcgtctgtgggtggtaggcagttgtcctcctctTCCTTGTCTGGCTGTGCTGCAGAATGACTTGGGTGaactccgctgtaaaggccgtttctctgtcggtgatgaggacttctggggcgccacgTCGCAGCAGGATATTTTCTACGAGGAATTTCGAGACTTCGGCTGCGtgacctttcggcagagctttcgtttcagcgaagcgagtGAGGCAGTCCGTCGACACAACGATCCACTTATTGGCGGTTGTTggcgtcggaaagggtcccaacaaattcatcccgatctgctgaaatggtcgggacggaggctcgatcggctgtagtaatcccgctggccttgttggtggtgtcttgcgtaGCTGACAGcttcggcatgtcttgacgtaacgggcaacaTAGGTGATCAgtcgcggccagtaatacctttcctgtatcctcgatagcgtccgggagaatccgaggtgcccagcggtcggatcgtcatgcagggcgtgcagtacttctggacgcagcgctgaaaGAACAACAAggaggtagttggcgcggactggtgagaagttctccTTTACTATTAGGTTGATTTGAAGCTAGAAccaagacaatcctcgcttaaatgccctagggacaacgtcggtgtgcctttccaaatactcgacgaggctttttagctgcgggtctgctcgttgctctTCAGCTGTCTTCTGCGCTTATTTTtctaaggaaggcgtcgtcatcctcgtcatcttactgcggcgggtcaatgggggtgcGTGATAGGCAATAAGAATCAGAGTtatttcgtccggacttgtaggttacagtgacgtaatattcttgtagtctgaggctccaccgcgccagccatcctgaaggattctttaaattcgctagccaacacaacgcgtgacgGTCGCTGACAagtttgaatggcctgccatataagtaagggcgaaactttgctgtagcccaaacgatggtgaGGAATTCCTTTttggtcgtagaataattgccttccgcttttgacaacgactggctagcgtaagctatcaccggTTCaagtccgtttttcctctggactagaatgGCACTCAGGCTTAGACTGCTGGCATCACTAtgaatttctgtatcggcgtactcgtcgaagtgcgcaagttcCGGTGGCAACTACATGCGTCGTtagagttcttcaaatgcgtcggcctgtggcgtttccctcTTCAACtggacatcacatttagttagatgtgtcagcggctcagcgatgcgcgaaatgTACTTGACATAGCAcgtgtagtaggcacacatgccaaggaatatacgcactgccttcttgtcggtgggctgctggaactttgcgatggccgctgtcttctgtgggtgtgggtcagggcggactccagaattgctgatgacgtggcccaggaacagaagctcatcttagacgaagcggcacttttccgccTTCAGAGTGaacccttcgtcctgcagtggacataaaacaggctgctgcagctgctgcttttgctgctgctgataatgatgatgaaagaTTGACAATGGAGCTTCTGCTCAAGTTTGTAAGGGtacgtgcgcgtgcgtgcgtgcgcgcgtgtgtgtgtctgtgtgtgtgtgtgtgtgtgtgtgcgtgcgtgtccatgtgcgtgttcgtgtgtgcgggtgcgtgtgtgcgtgtgtgtgatgcTATTCGGCTTGAATTTCGCAGTTCAGATATGTGCCCTAATGTGAataatttaaagggacactacagaGGAGCTATATGTGACTAGGGTACCACAGAATTGCGTGTCCTCTACTATCATCATCAATTGGCTCATACCCGCATAATCAATGGTTCTTACCCGCGTAAGCACTAATAGCCCTTTAAGAAAcgaaaaaatgcaatggctcatagccccgtaaggcagagactacaaacactcagcaaagtgcagcgaacaatgcttacattctttggaatTACGCATACAAGATGCAGAatagcatgtcgaaaactgtcatcggGTAACACTtaatttgggcctagttggtacataattctgaactaaacgtaacagcgcaaacacctaagacgagccacaagaagaaagacacgacacacactggcgctgactaaaaCTTGCTTTTGtcttttcgtcgtcgatgcataatatacctaggccacacaaccgcgtagGCGCAGAGAATACATTACTGACATCTGCCAACTTATCGTATACGCAAACGTAGGAAATCAATTTCttatgggtgcagggacaaagatgtgTCACTAATACAattatttccttgtctttttatgtgataggcctctaaggcaagccgcgcatgttcattcttgTTTTTTCCAAGAATTATCGTCCGATCAGgtcgcgcctcacaattgctgcaagagtttatatgcgcaaccaggtgcgctcctttatctacatttttgtttactttttgcgcatgttccctgagtcgctcattgacgcaacgccctgtctggccTACGTATGTCctaccacatgagagtggaaagccataaaccacgccgacagtgCACGACACGTATGAGGCATCATGCCGAATTCGGCATTctcctctgctctctccgcaggtgcgggaacattgctttgaaagcttgtttggcgcagaaattgccaaaggaacaccatgcctgcaagcaactttcttGGGTTGATGGGTCACCTTATGCATATAAGTTTTGACAATCAGATCAGGCGACTTTTGGCAGCTGGGTTCCCTATGTCGCTTTTGACTGCCGTGGTTGAAGCTGTGATCCAGAGAAGTAAAACCACAGaaaggccggccgccgaacgtGAAACGCGAAGGCCTGCGGTGGTCCCTTATATGCATGGTGTCGGTGTTTTCGATGCGGATGCGTCGGGACGGAATAGGAAATTGCTTACTCGTTTCGTATTGGAGGCATTTCGCTTGTGATGCCACGCCGATCCGACCCTACTGACCAACCATCGCCGTACGTGCATCGATTGACATTATTTAAGAATGTGTCagcatgtgcgtgtgtgccgaTCAGTATACCGCATAGCGATCACAGAGGCAGTGTGACTGTCGTTACTAAGTGACGATGAGTGACGCAATAAAAGTCATTATTTCAAGTTTTCTTACCACGATGTTTACAGCTCTGCTGGTCATCCAACTTCGGAGGGCGAAGCGGCCTTTAATTTTTAGTCCATATTTTTGGTTAGCTACCTGGATATTGCGATTACTTACAAGTAATTTCTTCATGTTCCATAAATACGCATTAGACAGAGCAGCGCTATCTGCTGCAGGCAATTCTTGAAAAATGTGCTCACGTTAAGATAGAATACATGTGGCATACGGCAGTCATGATAGCAAACAAGACGCTGGTGAGGGCGAGGGGCAATGAGAAACACTTTTTTGCTAATGTAAAGGTTGATAATTCGGCTGCAAGTTACTACAGCAGATGCCTTACCTGGCATCTGCTGTCTTCCTCTTTTGCTTCTGTCACTCTTCATTGAGTCCTGAAAGAAGGATTTTAATAGTATGCTGTATTTGAAGTTTCACAAATCATGAGATGACTGAAATAAATTTGGCTTGTTTGGCAGCAATTAATGAAATGCACGTCAAAATTAACGGGTAATAACTGAACCTCTGCGCTATGAGAGACGCCATAACGAGGGGGTCAGCCTTAACTCGAGCATCTTCGCTTCAACGTGCACAGAAGTCTCAGTATAAGGGTGGTTTTAAATTGCGCCCTTGAATTCGGCTTCCTGGAGAGGAAATTGTGCctgcgacatcgtgctcagcagcagaacgtcgTAGCCCATTGTTCTGCACGTGAAGAATCAATGGTCGAAATGGGGGAGGCACTACATCGAGAATGAGTACTATGCATGGGCAACTCTCAGTGtccttttgtatttctttttctttggcgaAAGGGGGGAAAAGGCGAAAAAGATTGTGCGAAAAGAGAAGTACACTCGTAAGGGTGCAGAAGAAAGCAAAATCAAAAGAGGAACACGCGAAGGGAGCCAACGAGGAGACAAGATCGCGTTCGGGCACACAAGTTGAATAAACGCGGAGGAGGGCGCAGCGCCTGCCGCTGGGCCTCGCGCGCAGCGAGTGCGAGCCAACAAGCTCGAGCATCGTGGAGCCAGCGCCGCTCGCAAGTCCCACGAGAGCTGGGCCCTGTGATTTCATTAGCCCGGGCCCTGCACGGCGAGCCGAGTGCGCGAGCCGCCAGCTAGCGCAGCAGGGGGGGCAGCCCAGCCAGGCGAGAGACGCGGGGCCGCCTTGTCCTTCTTCATTggggccgctgctgctgccgattGTTGGTTTGAGCGTATACGCGCGCGTCCTCACGACTGCTACGAGCTTGTTAGGGAAAACCGCCGCGGCCGAGCCAAGTGTGCCCAGACCAGCCGTCCCGTACCCGACCCCGTGCGGTCGCGCGGGACTTGCAGTGCCCCTCGAGTGTTGACCAAGGGGTGTGGCCATAGCTGTTCGCTGGAAGTAACTCATGGTCTAGGGACCGTcttgaaaagaaagaataaaaataaaaataacgtaAGGGTTGTTATTGTTTATATGCCCACTACACCCCTTTTCGGCCTgaaaagctgggcgagttggcgaGGTACAGTTTTGGAGGAATCACTAGCtagcgcaaataaaaaaaagatggacatttaaacaaaaaattgtggttttacgtgccaaaaccacgatgtgattatgaggcacacattAGTGGGTGGTCTCCGCGATTATTTTGACGTGCACCCTATGGATGGTAGGCGAGCGTTTTAGCAGTCCGTCCACATCGCAATGCGGTCGTCGCGGCCGGAGTTGAACCGGTGACCgcaagctcagcagcgcaacaccatagccactgggctatgGCGGAGGGTACGGACAGATGTGGAAGTTTGTATATGGAACACGCGAGGCACTATATACAGCTTACATAGTAAAGAGGTGTAAACGCACACATAGGTGCTCCAGTACCATGAAATGCCACGCTATACAAGCTGCATTTGGAAGGGGTCTTTCACGTCTTCCGTGCGGCTGTACCGCTATTATTTCGCTATACAATAGCCATCTTTTCGAGGAAAAGGAACGCAGTTGCGCGCCGGAATGTTGAAGCAGTTTATATCAACCACTCTTATGTGACTAGCATCAGCAATAATTCAGAGTTCGTATCATGTAACAGTTCGTTTCAGTTTGTCGCTCTTTCTGCCCTTCGTAACTGGTTGACACGAAGTCGCGCCGCGGCTATCGGCGGGACCAGTCGCTCGGAGTAATGAATTATAAGTAACGAATGGGAATCGGACGAAATGAATCCTTACAAAATAGGGCCCCAGTGCTGCCTAACACGGATGAGCTATTGTGTTTACAGAACAGGACACTGCTTGAATATTCACGAATATTGAGCAAGGCGCTTAAATGTAATAAAATTAATTTGTTGCAATTGCTTCTTTATGTTTTGATGAGAACTCTAAATGAGCCTCTAATTCCTGCTATTCGATTGTTTTCACTACACTGCACAGAAAACGAAGTGCTTCAAATACCTCAAACAATTACATCCCAGGGGAGCGTTTCTCTGCAAATGTGTAGATTTAGCGACATGCATACGCTCATATGCTGTGATATATTCATTCAACGGGAATAATGTCAGAAATGAGAGAAACCTTTGGGAATATCATGCCTTATTATACGTTAAATAACCTATTGCGAGACAAGGGTGCGAAAAGAAACCTTAAtgtgcaagaaacaaatttttaaCAACATTACGCATTGAACGATACGTTGGAACCTTCTAGACGCACTGGCTAATCATGTGCTCCGATGTGTGGTAAAGCAAATTGCGAAGAATAAAGACATCGCACAATACAAGAATAACTTAACAAGAAAGAGTTCTTGCGAAAAGTCCATGAGTCGTGCCACAGCTAGCGCACGCGAATACGAGTTCAATTTAGCCCCAGCGAAAAATTTCATAATGCGCAGATAGCTTAACTCGACAAGCAGCAGTGCCTATACACCACGCGTCACGCTATCGCCGCAATGAAAGAACATGCAATGCATAATAAAGTAATTAACAATGGTCGAACACAGGATGTGTCAGGGTTTTCGACCAGTGCTCTGACGAAGACACGTCTCCTTGCCTGAACTGATCCCGCCTGGtttaaaattaattaattaaattctgcaGGTCTACGTGCAAAAATTACGATTacggcacgccgtggtggagtaCTCTGAATTGATTTGACCAAGagggcaagttgggccagttggttgggagtcatagtaaggttcgttacagcgcaacacaagacaaggacaaaagaatgtATAGAATGACTACATGGCTCTGTGTCGTCATTTTATACcctcttttgtccttgtcttgtgttgcgctgcaaCGAACCTTAATTTGACCACTTGGGCTTCTTTCACGtgtacctaaacctaagtacacgagc
Protein-coding regions in this window:
- the LOC135910433 gene encoding putative nuclease HARBI1; the encoded protein is MAVALRRRRREHGEPEDAFGMPDDHFRRHFASQRKRRGCCVRNWRGSLLEAERATGLSVERKVLCALRFFATWSFQAPVGSEGTIRVSQSTVSECGRRVAEAAVNAGARYKWVHFPKTAEEKAAVKEGFIRRGAISGVIGCVDGFLIAIVAPKGERKAAFMCRKGYYALNCLLICDADMEILTMDPLRPGSDHDAFFWRMTRLRRRFQAERIVNPGEYLHGDNGYPLESWLPTPKPGHPPVQTAEGQYDAALAAIRCVVKKCVGLLKSRFRCFHRYRTLLYEQERAASVVATCAVLYNLRLFENDIELGDDGDDESSSTS